Genomic segment of Candidatus Lokiarchaeota archaeon:
ATCGTTTCCAAGCAGTTCCCAGAATCAGTATAGCTCCAAGAACCGTCAATATGCCCCTGACTACACCTATGTCAGCAGGATAACGCCAGAAAACCATCAATGACATCCTGGTGAAAGGATAGGCTGTGGCAATTACTGCCATGAACAAGAAAAGAGCTCCCAGCAATAGCGTCGCTACGTCATATCCAAACGCTTCACGGATGGTGATTCTTCTCAGGACATATCTCAAAAACACGGAGCACAGAACGAGTATCACGATAGCAGCTATAATTGTCAAACCTAGTCCAAAGGTACTGGATGTAGGTATTGCATCAAGGAGCCCACCCAAGAATCCGCTGTGTGCAGTCCCCGGAACTGAGGTACCAGGAAATATTATGTCACCACGTAACCATACGGGAATTGTAAAGGGAATGAACGTCAGGATACCGGTGATTCCAGCACTCAGAACAAATTCCAGCCGTTCACGCCAGTCTTTCATAAGCGGAAGCAGAAGTGGGAGAAGGAAAGCTGCGTAAACTTTCGTTGCTACACTCAACCCAAGCATGACGCCACCTGACTTCTGTCGAGAATCCAGAACAAAGATAATGGCTAACAACAAGAAGAGGTTGGAAATCGGTTCAAAATGACCATTCACGCCAGATTCGATTATTGAGAGGGGGAAAAGCGCGTAGGCGAGGGGGGCCAAATCAAGTGGGGATTTCTGTGGTTTGCGAGTAGACAACGTCCAGAGAACAGCCACAATGGCTACATCAAAAATCGTTGCAAGGACTCTAAACGCATCAACCGAGGGATACAGTGAAGCGATGGGATAGATGAAGTATGCAAACACGGGAGGGTAAGGGAAGTAGAAGTCAGCGTATGGCATTTTACCTTGCATCATGAACTTGCCAAAATCCAGGTACCACAGAGGATCCAAGGATATACTGATGTTTGATCCCAAGAAAGCAAGTCTCAAGGCCGCAGTGAGAGCAGCAACGATGAGAATATACTGGAATTTACTAAGCCGTAGTCTGGTATGAAAAGACCGGGGGCCTGATTCTGATACTGCAACTGCAAGGAAGACTATGTAACAGGCAATCAAGAAGTAGACTGCAACAAAAAAGGGGTACATACTGTTACCTACAAAACGAATCAGCAGAATCGCTAGAAAATGTACCATGATTATGATAGAGAACAGATAACGGAAGGGAAAGTCACCACTACTCTCAGCATCTATATTTGTGGGTGAGTTCTCACTGGAAATCCCGTCATTCGGTGTTGAAGTCATCAGGAATCACATTCGAGTCTGTTGTTTCGTTTATGCAGTTGCACATCAGCTGCCTCACGATGTTTTCGTGAAATATGCAGGCAGACGCTCAATGGATAAAATGGCTCCTTTCACAAAAACCTATCTTTCAGTGGAATGTTGACCTCCTCTAGATAGCTTAGGTGTTGTCGCAGAATCTATTCTTCCGAGAATCTGATAGAAGAACAACCGAAAGACCAACTGAATATAGAGAAGGATGGTGGTTTGATCCAGTTTGCTCTCGCCCCACAGGCGATCCTGAAATACAATGGGAACTTCAGTTGCGCGCAGATTCCTGTTCTTTGCCAAGGTTTCTACCAGAAACTTATACTCAGCGTGTTCAATCGACCGAGCAAGGATTTGGGGGGATTTACAGCCAACGAAACCACTAACCGGATCTTTGACCGAGATTCGGAGTAGAGTTCGAGCCAGAAGCGTCGCAACCTTGCTTACTGCGATACGGCTTCCAGGCCAACCTCTAACCTTCCCACCGGTGGTGTACCTAGAACCGACGACCACATCATACCCCGCTTCCAACGTGGCAAACATGTCTGACAAGAAACGGGGATGGTGAGAAAAATCAGCATCCATCACCACTACAGGTCCTTCATGCGCTTCCTTTGCGCCACGCCTGACAGCAGTGCTGAGTCCACGTTCTTTCGTTCGCACAATCAATCGTACATTGTCGTATTTTGTAGTTAGATTTCTCACAATCTCTTGGGTGTTGTCAGTGCTATCATCATCAACAACTATGACTTCAAGATTCTCCTCATCAAGGTACCTATAGATGCTCTCGATGAGCTTCCCGATATTTTCCTCCTCATTGTATGTGGGAATGATGACAGTTCTCAAGGGCAGCACCATTTGGGGAGTAGTGTGAAACAAGAAGCATCCCACGCCGGTTAAGAGTCTGACGATGCATTAAGAAGCATCCGATGATTGTGCAAACGGCACAACTGTTAGGTTTCTTCCATGGCTGCCTCTGCTTTCTCCAGCCCCTTGAGATTATTCACAGGAATCCAGTGCTCCGAGGGGATGTTGATGGCGAATAGACGCCCTTCCCTGGCGATTTTGGGACAGATCACATTCTCAAAGGAGGACTCCACCTCAAGCGAGACATGCTCGTAGAAGTAGTCATACACCTCAGGGTCAAATACCGTAATCCCCGTGTGAGCCGGAACCGTG
This window contains:
- a CDS encoding glycosyltransferase, which translates into the protein MFHTTPQMVLPLRTVIIPTYNEEENIGKLIESIYRYLDEENLEVIVVDDDSTDNTQEIVRNLTTKYDNVRLIVRTKERGLSTAVRRGAKEAHEGPVVVMDADFSHHPRFLSDMFATLEAGYDVVVGSRYTTGGKVRGWPGSRIAVSKVATLLARTLLRISVKDPVSGFVGCKSPQILARSIEHAEYKFLVETLAKNRNLRATEVPIVFQDRLWGESKLDQTTILLYIQLVFRLFFYQILGRIDSATTPKLSRGGQHSTER
- a CDS encoding DUF2029 domain-containing protein, which produces MTSTPNDGISSENSPTNIDAESSGDFPFRYLFSIIIMVHFLAILLIRFVGNSMYPFFVAVYFLIACYIVFLAVAVSESGPRSFHTRLRLSKFQYILIVAALTAALRLAFLGSNISISLDPLWYLDFGKFMMQGKMPYADFYFPYPPVFAYFIYPIASLYPSVDAFRVLATIFDVAIVAVLWTLSTRKPQKSPLDLAPLAYALFPLSIIESGVNGHFEPISNLFLLLAIIFVLDSRQKSGGVMLGLSVATKVYAAFLLPLLLPLMKDWRERLEFVLSAGITGILTFIPFTIPVWLRGDIIFPGTSVPGTAHSGFLGGLLDAIPTSSTFGLGLTIIAAIVILVLCSVFLRYVLRRITIREAFGYDVATLLLGALFLFMAVIATAYPFTRMSLMVFWRYPADIGVVRGILTVLGAILILGTAWKRWRNDPDRDLSLRQAIMLISIVVLVLVTLFTDVFYGWYLLWCMPPLMMLPDRKIVLATVVCLLVIYPSYTHDNFETLGFRENRIWYDEFEATTPWESSLKVNGSIPEGTLRIFSYARGGVGQFFVNATAV